The Geothrix sp. genome window below encodes:
- a CDS encoding D-alanyl-D-alanine carboxypeptidase — MNLKVLTALLVPALALGAQDFRGWVRGLEARGIAVSAGIWDAETGKALDRHRETQALVPASTTKAVTTYALLKTLKPDSTIETEVWGDLKDGVVQGDLTFKGDGDPLFTSERIWLLAQSLKKQGIRRVAGSIRLDQSAFDAQREPSGWENTSADTLPEVRALSVNFNRDENGRLAGDADRLARETIQKILQETGIAVEGRANLQDTPRKLASWTSPPLRALVLDINKWSNNFMIEMLVRRFGAGSWPRGVQRIQAFYRTAFNLGPEAIQITDGSGLSKDNRLSARTLGTILRGAYYDFEVGPEFVASLKIIGGEPWKLRVKDANLTRRVRVKTGHLDRVTSLCGYLQTLDGQVRVFAILLNGPARDEDVWEQVSRWAN; from the coding sequence ATGAACCTGAAAGTACTGACCGCCCTCCTGGTGCCGGCCCTCGCCCTGGGCGCCCAGGATTTCCGGGGCTGGGTCCGGGGCCTGGAAGCCCGGGGCATCGCCGTATCTGCGGGGATCTGGGATGCGGAAACCGGCAAGGCCCTGGACCGCCACCGGGAAACCCAGGCCCTGGTGCCCGCGAGCACCACCAAGGCGGTCACCACCTACGCGCTCCTCAAGACGCTCAAGCCGGACTCCACGATCGAGACCGAGGTCTGGGGCGATCTCAAGGACGGGGTGGTGCAGGGGGACCTGACCTTCAAAGGGGATGGGGATCCCCTTTTCACCAGCGAGCGCATCTGGCTGTTGGCCCAATCGCTGAAGAAGCAGGGGATCCGGCGCGTCGCAGGTAGCATCCGGCTGGATCAGAGCGCCTTCGACGCCCAGCGCGAGCCGTCGGGATGGGAAAACACCTCGGCCGACACGCTGCCCGAGGTGCGGGCCCTTTCCGTGAACTTCAACCGCGATGAGAACGGCCGCCTGGCGGGGGATGCCGACCGGCTGGCCCGGGAGACCATCCAGAAGATCCTGCAGGAGACCGGCATCGCCGTGGAGGGCCGGGCCAACCTCCAGGACACTCCCCGGAAGCTGGCCTCCTGGACCTCGCCGCCACTGCGCGCCCTGGTGCTCGACATCAACAAATGGTCGAACAACTTCATGATCGAGATGCTGGTGCGCCGGTTCGGCGCGGGATCCTGGCCCCGAGGGGTCCAGCGCATCCAGGCCTTCTACCGGACGGCCTTCAACCTGGGGCCGGAGGCCATCCAGATCACGGACGGATCGGGCCTCAGCAAGGACAACCGGCTGTCGGCCCGCACCCTGGGCACCATCCTCCGGGGCGCCTACTACGATTTCGAGGTGGGGCCCGAATTCGTGGCCTCGCTGAAGATCATCGGGGGCGAACCCTGGAAGCTGAGGGTGAAGGATGCGAACCTCACCCGCCGGGTGCGGGTGAAGACCGGGCACCTGGACCGCGTCACGAGCCTCTGCGGCTACCTCCAGACCCTCGACGGCCAGGTCCGCGTGTTTGCCATCCTGCTGAACGGCCCGGCCCGTGACGAGGATGTCTGGGAGCAGGTGTCCCGCTGGGCCAACTGA
- a CDS encoding response regulator, whose product MPRIAIVDDSRLVRAFAAAALRAKGFETVEVEPTSLFEVLRVLRVTPVDLLLADFLMPACPGESLIRACREDGALQDLPILVVSAHRDDASLIRLQQLGISGFLLKPVDASTLADRVAEALAG is encoded by the coding sequence ATGCCCCGTATTGCCATCGTGGACGACAGCCGGCTGGTTCGGGCCTTCGCCGCGGCCGCCTTGCGGGCCAAGGGGTTCGAGACGGTGGAAGTGGAGCCCACCTCGCTCTTCGAGGTGCTGAGGGTGTTGAGGGTGACGCCCGTGGACCTGCTTCTGGCCGATTTCCTCATGCCGGCCTGTCCCGGCGAAAGCCTGATCCGCGCCTGCCGGGAGGACGGGGCCCTCCAGGACCTGCCCATCCTCGTGGTCTCGGCCCATCGGGACGACGCCAGCCTGATCCGGCTCCAGCAGCTCGGCATCTCGGGGTTCCTCCTGAAGCCCGTGGATGCCTCGACCCTGGCCGACCGGGTGGCCGAGGCCCTTGCGGGTTGA